The Chengkuizengella sediminis DNA window TTTTTAAGTCAAAAAAGGAATTCTTCTTAAAAAAGAGAAGGACACCACTAGATTAATGTCAGACATCTTTTTTCCTAAAAGGTGAATCATAATCCCTAGTATATATAATCTTTATGTTTTGAGTATTACCGTCAGGACATTCTATATATCACCCCTTAGCTACTGTTCCAGTTTAAAATGAATTCTGACCAAAAGCTCTGAACAACTCAACTGTAATTTGTGATTTATTCAACATAGAATCTGATAACTGCTGAGATATGATATTAACCTCTTCCTCTGCAAGTACTGGTTTAGTTTTTCTGTTTCGCTCTTTTTGAAGGTGATTCATAAGTTCTTTATGTTCGGGTAGTATTATACGACTTGCTTCCCACATCATATTTGATCCAGGAGTTAGTTTATTTTCCTTCATATTTTTCACCCCTTATTAGAACGTTTGTTCTTATTATATAAGAGGTACACGAGGATATGCAAGAGCACAATTTTTGAGAATAGGTATACGTGCAGTCAAAACATCATTAAATCTCATACAATATTAAAAACTTAAAAGGACGTGTTAACTATGGGCGTTTTTGACAAAACCATATGCGATTGTTGCGTCTGTCCGATGCAGTGTGTATTAGAAGCATTAGAGAGGCAAAAGGTTGAACTATTCACCCCCTCAGAAGGTTTTATAGGAGTAACAATTTCAAGAGTCGAGGACTTCATTGTATTTACGGAAGAAGGGGAGGAATTTGCGATTTGTAACATTACTGCCGTTTCAATAGCCCCCCCCACTTTTACTCCATTTCCTTTAAAACCGATTCAAAAAAACAACAAGGGACTATGCACTTGTTGCGAAGACCCTATGACAAACGTTGCACTTTCTAGAATGAGGGAAGGGCAGCCTGTTGATATAGGGTTCATCTCTAGCCCAGATGCAGTTCCCGCACCAGGAGTTTTAATTCAACAAGTTGGAGAGGGTATTGTATTCGGATTAGTAGAGGAGAATACACCTATCTTCTTTTCAACTTGTACCATGACTAGGATTAGTCCTTCTAATAGATCTAGTAATACAAACTTTGTCGCAAGATTAAGCAATTAAATGAATATAGAGGGACAGATATGTCATCAAATAACTTTATAAGGAGTTGTTTAATATGGGAGGGTTTGATAAATCAATATGTGATTGTTGTGTTTGTCCGATGCAGTGTGTCTTGGAGCAGTTGATTGGAGTGGAGGTTGATGTTGATACTCCTATTTCTGGTCCAACGACTACTATTACTGGTGTTAAAGATTTTATTATGTCTACTTCTGATGCAGGAGATATTCCAGTATGTCAAATTACACATGTTGAAATAGATGATCCTACAAATACGATAATTACGTCAGTATTATCGACTTTAAAACCTATAAGAATAAGTAATGGGGAGTGTGCTTGCTGTGAAGACCCTATGACAAATTTATTGAAGTCTGAAGTTGGGAATAATATTAGAATTGAATTCATTAATGGTTCATTTACAGACGAACTCCTAGGTGTAGGGGAAGGAATTGTCGTAGGATTTGATATAGATATTTTAGACATATACTCTACTTGTGCAATCACAAGGGTTATTCCAGAAACTCAACAACAAATCAATGATCCGTCTAGACCTTCCAGAAGAACCACTTCCCCACCGACTACCTAAGGAGGGCACTGAAAAACTTACACTTTTACTAGGAAAGCAAATAGTCTAATCGAAAAATTCACTGCAAGGGACTTTTTCAGTGCCCTCCTACCTAAACCAGTGGGGATTATTTCTCTATATCAACTTATTCTTCTTTATAAACTGTCACACCCAATAATAAAAAAGTAATCAGATCAACAGACATTTGAAATGTTTCCTGCTCAACTCCATAACCGTAAAACTCTAGCCCTTGATAAATCAATGTAGCAATCATTAATCATTAGTAATATATGAGGTTGTTTAACCAAGGGAAATCATTAATGACTTCCTGTGGTTCTTCCTCTACTTTCTTTTTCCATTCATCAACATCATGAAGTAATTCTTTCTCATTTTGGATTTCAATAGATCGATGAGCCATATCTATCTGCCAATTTTTTAGTTTCATCAATACATCCTCCTCTGGTAGACAATCAAAGTATTCTTTCACTACATCTTGTAATAACTGGTCATATAATTTACCCATTTTTGAAAGTGAGTTTTGTGGGTCTGTTTTTCTTTGTGGGTCTAATATATGATGACCAATGATAGTCTTAGCAGGATCTAGTCCAAATCTATAACAGATATAAGCTATTTGAATAAAAGGCTCATCAGCAGATCGCACACGCTCCAATCTAACTTCGTAAATATTTAGTCCAGGATCTGGTTTTTCATCACACCATGTTAATCCATCAATAGTATGAATTACATTATTAGGTGGACCAGTACTAAGAGGAACTTGATTAACAATATCTGATTGCGTTGCTAAAATTCTTTCATTTTTATATAACCTATAATCAACTTGAAAATTTAGTGAAGAAGAAGTAAACGTTGTAATTAATTCTATCGTAGAATCTAATTTCACTAATGTATTTTGAGGATTAATTGCACATAAAAGCGACTGTGTTCACATTACAGATCACAGTTTGAAAATAAAATTTTCTTTTAATCCGTATATTGTATGCATTTAAAGTCCTTTTGATTGTGTGAATGTGGATACTGAAATAAATAGGCATTGTTGATGATCATGCACCATTTCATTTCTTAATTTTCCTATTTATTGTTATATTTCATTAGATAATTGGGATAATATAAAAGCAAGTTGTTTGTATTGGTCCTTATTGAGATTATTCTTGATAGGGACTTTCTTTATTGCTGTTATTATTAACCCTCACCTTTAACGAATAATCTCACTAACTTTATGAAAGAAATTCTCATCAGCTTCAAACTCTTCACCTAACCGATTCTCATCTTCATCTATTTCAACTACAGTGACATCAACTTCATATCCGTTATAATGATTAACTTCGACTGCTTCGTAAATCTTTTCAGTTTCACCAACTATTAATGAATCTCCCTCTTTTACTTGAAACCCATATAAATCCTTGATATTCATTAGTAAATCACTCCCCTTATCAATAATTTGTTATTATCTTTTTATCACCCTGCTTCCCTCCCCTAGCACAATGGATGATATTTCCCCAAAAAAAAAGAGCACCTATATCAGTACCCTTCTGTTAACCGTTTAATAATAATTTTATTTTCAAACTTTAATTCTATAATGTTATTACTGTTGCTTTTAGACTTCTGGATCCAACAAAGATATTGTCTACTTCAACTTCATTTGTTGTAACCCTTGTACATACGAGATCATACGTATTGATTCCAGCAGGTGGACTATCGTCTAGAACAGGAAAGTTTGGAAAATTTGTATGTCTTCCTTCAGAAACAGCATCATAATCCATTTCATCATTTATCGTTGCAATGGTAGTGCTATTGCGCATGATTTCATATGTTACTTCAAAAGATACAGCAGTGTCTGGGTCTCCTACAACAGCAATTTGAGCCATTGAATCCAGTGATACTTGTGTATTCTCTGGCTGTTTAACACATACATCGACGGTAGCTACAACTGTAGGCATATCTGGATCAAGTTCAATTGCACCAGCTGTCGTACTATATGCATCATCTACCGAAACACTTTGAGCCACAACAAAAGGTTCATCTTTAATACCCATAAAATACTCTCCTAACTCATTAAATTATCCTTCACCCTATCTTATGAAAACAATCTAATGTAGTTGCTTGGACTCTTATCTATGGGCTGGAATGTAAAAAAGAGCGCTTATGTGCGCCCTAAATTTTTTTAACGATTAGTTTCGTTCTTTTCTTTTTTTAGAAAGTTTAAAAGATTTTTTCTATATTTTAAAATGGTAGATGCCAATTCTCATTAACTCGTCAGCTATTTTCTTAAATTCACGTTTTAGCTCTTCAGGAAGATGAGCAGGGGCTCTAATTTTATCACTGGGTGCTTTAATTTCCTGTTTTTTTCGTTCTTGTATTTCTTCTTTGGTTAGATTTTTCTTCCCTTTGTAGAGAATTAAATCTACAGATTGCCTTGGTCTAGCCATCATGATTTCTCCTTTCCAAAAAAATTTCATTTAGGGAATTTTGTATAAAGAAAAGGGGCAGTCGGTTTAAAAGCCCCATTTTATAGGCTTTTTCATCCCCCCTATCCCTCTACCTAACACATATAAAACCCTCTAATTACCCTTAAGATTTTTTAAATTGATGAAATTTACCTTTTAGATTAATATTTGGCTCCTCAGTCAGACCAAATGCTCCTATTTTACAACTGGAAATGGCAGCTGTATCATCGCCTCCCATGCCTTCGATAGACATAATAATAATTCCTTCTCCAACATCAATAATTATCCCAGGTAGTAATATGTTACAAACTGCAATACTATTCATCTCTCCGATCATGGATTTTGCTACGTTGGTAATTGGATCTTCAGTACATGAGCATTCTCCCACGCTTTTTCTAATGGGTTTCAATTTGAAATCAAATGTACCTTCAACCGCAACAGCACAAATATCACTAACTGCAATATGAATATTATTACCACTAGAATCAATAATAGTAGCGATAAAGTTATTAACAGCAACTAAAGTTCCATCAAGGCCAGCTTCAGGAAAAGAAGAAATTAATATTGCAATGTCCTGCTCCAACCAACAGCTTCAAAACACACTGCATCGGACAGACGCAGCAATCACAGATCGTTTCATCAAAATGACCCATAGGGATCATCTCCTTCTTATTTTATTTGATGAGATATCTTATGAATGGGATTTGCCTACATGATTGGACTTATGGCTTAGGAGATCATAAATCCGCATTTGTCAGTGTCAATATGGGATGGAATGTCATAAGATGAAAGTACACCAATCACAAATGGTTTTTGTCAAAACACCCATTAGATCATCCTTTTATAATAAGTTTCTTCTCTATTATGATGAGAAGAAACTTATTTATTTATCTCCATCATCCATCTCCTGCTGTCTTTTTGTTATGACAAGGATGACATAAAGATTGTAGATTACTTAGATCTAACCTTAATGACCAAATATCTTTTATCGGTGTAATGTGATCCACCATATCTGCAGGAGTGAGTTGCTTTTGTTTTAAACAATGCTGACATAGGTGGCGATCTCTAGTTAATGCTTGTTGTCTTACATTCTTCCATTCCTTGCTTTGATAGAATGTTTTGCTCTTCTTATCTCTCATATATCTATCATAGTATTGCACTCTTTCTTGTGTTCATCGCAATAAGCTTCTCTTGTAAGGTTATTACATATTGGATGATTACATGGTCTTTTACACATTTACATGTCCTTTTGAATAATTTGTCATCTATGAACAATGTCCCTTCGCCATTTGCAACATACTGACTCTTACAATCTTCACAAACTACTACAGCCTATCCCCCTTTTTCGAGGGGATGGGCAAAAACACCCATATTTTATTCACCCTGCTTCCCTCCCCTAGCAAACTGGATGACATTTCCAAAACAAAAAAAAGACGTATTTCTACGCCCTTCTGTTAACCGTTTAATAATAAAATTTTATTTTTAAACTTTAATTTTTGAAGTAAATACTGTTGCTTTAAGGCTTCTTGAAGCAACAAAAATATCGGTTACATTAGTTGTTGCAACCCTTGTAATCCTAAGATCATACGTATTGATTCCTGCACTTGGATTATTATCTAATATAGGGAAGTTTGGAAAGTTTGTATGTCTTTCTAAACTAGGTTAAGCATAATCCATTTCATCGATTGTAGCTACCGTAGATGTATGTGTCACACTGAAAGAAATTCTCATCAGCTTCAAACTCTTCACCTAACCGATTCTCATCTTCATCTATTTCAACTACAGTGACATCAACTTCATATCCGTTATAATGATTAACTTCGACTGCTTCGTAAATCTTTTCAGTTTCACCAAATATTAATGAATCTCCCTCTTTTACTTGAAACCCATATAAATCCTTAATATTCATTAGTAAATCACTCCCCTTATCAATAATTTGTTATTATCTTTTTATCACCCTGCTTCCCTCCCCTAGCACAATGGATGATATTTCCCATAAAAAAAAGAGCACCTATATCAGTACCCTTCTGTTAACCGTTTAAACATAAAATTTATTTTCAAACTATACTGTAAATACTGTTGCTTTTAGACTTCTGGATGCAACAAAGATAGAGCCAACTTCTGGTGTTTCTATCCGTGCAACTCTAAGCTCATACCTATTCATTCCAACACCTGGATGATTATCTAATACAGGAAAACTTGGGAAGTTTGTATGTCTGGAAGGATCACCAATGGTCTCATAATCCATTTTATCATTGATCGTTGCAATGACTGTGTCATTGCGTAGGATTTCATATTTCACTTCAAAAGTTATAGGATTACCAACAGTATTTCTATCAATTACAGCAATTTGAGCCATTGAATCCAGTGATACTTGTGTTTTCTGTGGTTCTGTAACACACACATCAACAGTAGCTACAATTTCTGGACTTGGACCAAGCTCAATTACACCTTTAGTAGTGGAACTATATGGATCACCGTCTACTGAAACTGTATCAGCTACGACAAAAGGTCCCTTTTTTAGCCCCATAAACTTACCTCCCAACTTCTTAAATTAAAATACCATTTCACACTATCTTACGAACCAACCAACGAATTTGCTTGGACTGATGTCTTTAGACGTTCACACAAAAACCAAGGAACTTAAATTAAAAGCTCCTTGGCAGAGGTTTTTTTGACAGCATCCCGAAAAATAAAATCCATTGTGATCACATCATAGATTACAGTTTGAAAATAAATTTTTCTCATTAATCCATTTATTGTATGCATTTAAACTCCTTTTGATTGGACGAATGCGGATACGTGGAATAAATATCTATACTTATATTTCGTTAGTTAATTGGGATAATATAAAAGCAAGTTGTTTGTATTGGTCCTTATTCAGATTATTCTTGATAGGGACTTTCTTTATTCCTGTTATTATTAACCCTCACCTTTAACGAATAATCTCACTAACTTTATGAAAGAAATTCTCATCAGCTTCAAACTCTTCACCTAACGATTCTCATCTTCATCTATTTCAACTACAGTGACATCAACTTCATATCCGTTATAATGATTAACTTCGACTGCTTCGTAAATCTTTTCAGTTTCACCAAATATTAATGAATCCCCCTCTTTTACTTGAAACCCATATAAATCCTTGATATTCATTAGTAAATCACTCCTTATCAATAATTTGTTATTATCTTTTTTATCATCCTGCTTCCCTCCCCTAGCACAATGAGATGATATTTTCCCATAAAAAAAAAGACGTATCCCTACGTCAGCGCTCTTCCTGTTACAGTTTAAACATAAAATTTTATTTTCAATCGGTTCTTTATACTGTATGTTATTTAATATCCTTTGATTGTGCGAATGCGAATACTTAAAATAAATAGGTGTTTTTACCCTCTCACTATATAGTGGCAAACGTATGACAAAAATCAGTGTTTTAATCTTGAAGCCCCATTACCTCTGTAACACATTTCCTGCTATAAGCACAAAAGTTTCTCCTTATGTTCGATTTTCTTTAGGTTAATGAAGTTGTACATACATCCCCAAGTGGAGAAAATTAATTTTTACTGAGGTTTTATTTCAATAAAATTGATTTGACAAGTAGATATTGCAGTATTACTAACTTCAGCACCAAAAGGATTGGTAACATCAGTTAATATAACGATGCCTTCCCCAGCTTTTGCAACAGTTCCTATTAACCTAGATAGAGGCGAACCTGGTCTAGTTAAATAATTAATTTCAACAGTTTTATTTACTAAGGTAGCTAATTCATTTGTAGCTGGATCTTCACAACAACTACATTCACCTTTCATATCCTTTCGAACTGGTTTCAATTGTGTTTTCGTACCTAATACATTATTTCCAACTGCAGTGACATTACATATGGGGAAACATCTTATAATCCCTCCTACATTTATTGTTGCTAGAAAATTTTCTACAGAAGTGATTATACCTACTTGTTCAGCTGAAATTGTAAAGACCCTAGTATCAGGTATATTTATCAATTGTTGCATTACACATTGCATAGGACAAACACAACAATCGCATTTTGACTTGTCGAAAACACCCATCCTCATCACTCTCCTTCTCACATTCTTTATTTGATGAGATATAGTATGAATTGGACTGCATCCATGATTGTACATATACCTATAAGAAGTTTTGTCTGTGTCAACACGGATGTCGATGTAAATAAGATGAAAGTAAACAATACTTCAATCGCATCATTTTTTATCATCCTGCTTCCCTCCCCTAGCACAATGGATGATATTTTCCCAACAAAAAAGAGCACTATATGTGCCCTTTCTGTTAACAGTTTAATCATAAAATTTTATTTTCAAACTGTAATCTATACTGTAAATACTGTTGCTTTAAGACTTCGGGACCCAATTAAAACAAAGCCTAAAGTCGGTCTAGTTACACTAGTACATCTGATATCATACGTATTTAATCCAGCAATTGGGTTGTCATTCACTAAGGGGAAGTTTGGAAAGTTATTATGTCTTCCATTAACAACAGATTCATAATCCATTTCATCATTGATCGTTGCAATAACAGTGTCATTACGAAGTAGCTCATATGTTACTTCAAAAGTTTGCCCCATCATAGTAAGTCCCAGTACAGCAATTTGTGCCATCGAATCAATAGATACTTGTGTTTTCTGTGGCTGTTTAACACATACATCAACGGTAGCTACAACTGCAGATGGATTAGCTGGTGTTAAATTAATTACATTTGGATCACTTGTATTATATACATCTAGTACTGAAAATGTTTGAGCAACTACAAAAGATCCTTTATCTAAACCCATAATATACCCTCCCAACTTCATAAATTATTCGTTTACCCTATCTTATGAACTACCTAATGAAGTTGCTTGGACTCTTATCTATGGGCTGGAATGTAAAAAGAGCGCTTATGTGCGCCCTTCCTGTTACAGTTTAACAATAAAATTTTATAATTAATCTAACCTTTATACTGTATGTTAATTAATATCCTTTTGATTGTGCGAATGCGGATATCTGAAATAAATAGGCATGTTAATTAGTCAAGTCGCTTTCTTTTTATCATCCTGCTTCCCTCCCCTAGCACAATAGATGATATTTTCCCAACAAAAAAAGCGCAATATTAGCGCTCTTCTGCTAACCGTTTAAATATAAAATTTTATTTTTAAATGGTATCTAGCATTCAAATACTGTTGCTTTTAGACTTCGGGATCCAATATACATACCAATATTTCCTGTTCCTGAAAAAGAAAGACCATTGAGTATGAGTTCATACTTATTGATACCAGTATCTGGTTCGTCATCAACTAAAGGAAAGTTTGAAAAGTTTGTATATCTTCCTGTAGATCCAGCAGGTACATAATCCATCTCATCATTGATTGTTGCAATGACAATGCCATTACGCTGGAGCTGAAATACTAATCCAAAACTTGTAGATACACCCATGTCCTCGATAGCAACTTGAGATAAAAAATCAAGTGATACCTTTGTTTTTTGTGATTGTCTGACACACACATCAATGGATACTATAGTAAAAGGTGTAGTTACAGACATACCACTTTGAACTAATATAATCGATCCGTCTCCTCCATATGGATCTAACACTGAAACCGAATCACAAACAACAAAAGGTTCTAGTTTTAACCCCATAATATTAACTCCCTACATTAGATTATCCCTATATCTTATGAACAATTAAATGTAGTTGCTTGGACTCTTATCTATGGGCTGGAATGTAAAAAGAGCGCTTATGTGCG harbors:
- a CDS encoding YolD-like family protein, with protein sequence MKENKLTPGSNMMWEASRIILPEHKELMNHLQKERNRKTKPVLAEEEVNIISQQLSDSMLNKSQITVELFRAFGQNSF
- a CDS encoding N-acetylmuramoyl-L-alanine amidase, encoding MKLDSTIELITTFTSSSLNFQVDYRLYKNERILATQSDIVNQVPLSTGPPNNVIHTIDGLTWCDEKPDPGLNIYEVRLERVRSADEPFIQIAYICYRFGLDPAKTIIGHHILDPQRKTDPQNSLSKMGKLYDQLLQDVVKEYFDCLPEEDVLMKLKNWQIDMAHRSIEIQNEKELLHDVDEWKKKVEEEPQEVINDFPWLNNLIYY
- a CDS encoding HNH endonuclease signature motif containing protein yields the protein MRDKKSKTFYQSKEWKNVRQQALTRDRHLCQHCLKQKQLTPADMVDHITPIKDIWSLRLDLSNLQSLCHPCHNKKTAGDG